In Helianthus annuus cultivar XRQ/B chromosome 3, HanXRQr2.0-SUNRISE, whole genome shotgun sequence, a single window of DNA contains:
- the LOC118479234 gene encoding phylloplanin-like, whose protein sequence is MKFTILVSILVVVLIAAQADEAQGLPPITAVFNVNGIVPCSVNGSVNAPPFPNAQVQLSNGGNVIASAETNAQGAFNITVTPDRVTLTNLLSSCRIIVATPLSNCDGTLLVAGTLASALQVEETTIRGILIIVELGPIKFQLVV, encoded by the exons ATGAAATTTACCATCTTAGTCTCCATTTTGGTCGTTGTTTTAATAGCAGCACAAGCTGACGAAGCTCAAGGCCTCCCACCTATTACTGCTGTGTTTAACGTCAACGGCATCGTACCTTGTTCTGTGAATGGCAGTGTTAATGCCCCTCCCTTCCCAA ATGCTCAAGTCCAATTATCTAATGGCGGAAATGTGATAGCCTCAGCCGAAACAAATGCGCAGGGAGCATTCAACATCACTGTCACTCCAGATCGAGTTACTCTCACCAACCTTTTATCATCTTGTAGGATTATTGTTGCTACACCACTCTCGAATTGTGACGGGACCCTACTTGTAGCTGGAACTCTTGCATCAGCGCTACAAGTCGAGGAGACCACCATTCGTGGGATACTCATCATTGTGGAGTTAGGCCCAATAAAATTTCAGCTTGTTGTTTGA